The genomic stretch AATTCCTTATTGCATCCATGCTGTGAATCTGATTGCAATAGGCCATCGGATGATCCTATCAGATTCAAATTTACATTCTCAACATAATTGGGTGCCCCAACATGATCATAATTGTGAGTTTCATATGCATCTGTGCACACTTTAGTACATTTTCGTCTATCATGTCCAAATGACCTGCGGGAAAAAAATTGCCAAGCACAATCCATAAACAATAAGATTGAATTTATAAAGGCGTATATGAAGTGTACATATATAACTAACATTTTTGGCCTTCTAACATAAAGCCAATGAGTGGATGAAATTTAGCATTGCTCATTCATATCTGGTTTTGCAAAGCTATTCTAACCGTAGAATAAGTCAATTTTAAGAGTAGGTGATTACTTGCAATTTTTGCATCGTCTTCGCTTTCGCTTGTGAGTGGACTGTTTTGCCTTTTGTCCCTTTGTAGCAACAACAATTGGACCAAGAGAAAGTATGGACCAAAGTGGAAACCTTTGCCTGGGAATTCAATCGTATCGTTGGAATTGAGAACTAAATAAGAAGAAGACAGATGACTTTAAAGAGATAGGTGATACCCGAAAGTGTTTCAGGAACCCAAAACCGTTTTCAGCAACCCAAAATCATTTTTAGAAACCCGGTGATTTTTTCACttaaatatgtaaattttttacttttagtattagtaagtttagtttaaacataagtaaattttgtcaaataataagtaaattaaattactcaaagtgtaaatttctatttctgactaaaacttatctttcaggCATATACTTACTAGTTTGAATTAAAAACTTACTTATCTTCTCGACTTGGCAACCCGTTTCTTTTCTAGGTATTTTATGATTAGAACTCCATTCTCTCTATATTACAAACCATCATCAAACTAATTGAAAACCTCAATTCTCATATAAACCATTCATCTGAATTTTGTTCCAATCAACCCATTCAACAGATTTATGTTCCAGTCTAATCGTTATGATATAGCAATGGCATTAACAAGCTATTTTGACTCTCCCGGTAAGGGTTTACGTATTAGTAATTTTTTAGGAGGAAGATGAGTTATTCACATGTCCAAAATATCGAAACAACCAGCATAATCTAATCCTTAGTTCAATGAAAGTCACAAATTTGCGGGTAGGTAGATTAGATTATGTTGAATGCCTTTGGCTCTTTacaatgaaattcaaaattttttctcaTGACAGAGCAAAGACGGTGATATAATTGATTGTGTCTATATGTATCAACAACCAGCATttgacaatcctttcctcaaAGACCACTGGATTCCGCAGGTTTGCCCCATGCAACAccattcaaaagaaaaataaacaaaaaaatgcaaaaatatgaagtATGTATAACACCATAATTGATTGATGGTCGGAAACTGTTCTATGAATTTTCTCTCCTTTCCTGACTGAAGAAGAGGGAAGATGTGATTCTACAAAATCTACATGTATCATAGGATGGTAATAAGAATTGCTTCTGCAACACAGATTTACAAGAGTAATAATGGCCAAATTTCCGTGGCATTGCAGACGTTACAATGGAGtaaaaaattcaagaggctGATAATAAATTTCCATAGAAACAACAGATTCGCAACAATGATTCTAGATCAGTTCAGTTCAATAACATATGCTCCATCAAGCGTATCAACTTAGAATTCCAAAACGGGAGAAACCTCTCTTGCCTGAAGAATTCAAGTTATAAAGCTCATGTTGAGTTACTAATATATTACTAATTCTCACCCGCACAGAGTAGCAATCACAACATACAAATTTctctttgacatttcaccaaacatCTTATATGCATTCACAAATTAATCACATTTAACTTAAACGCCTGGTCTCAAGTCCTTTCCTAGATGTTTCACATGGCTATTAAACATATTTTACCCGTAGACAATCAAAACTACAACCATTTCCTAGATGTTTCAACGGACATTTTCGGGCccaaaattgcaataaaatctTCAAATTCTCAGCCTTGATTTCCCAAGAAAATcttgacaaacaaaacaaatgaaatataaataaattacagcaaTATAATCAAACGATTTCAAGAGAACATGATGATCTAACCTCGTCACTGCTATTTTTCATATGCTCTTTGGCTGGCTACCACCGTCGCTAACCCTTTTGTTGTGTTTGCATATGGCAGCACTCAAACCCAACCGAACGATGAGAAAGGATAGAAGCAAAGTGTGAActaaagatgaaaattttgaagtgagAAGATTTATTCAATTGTAACAAAGAGAAAGTGTGGATCAAAGTGGAAACCTTTGCCTGGGAATTCAATCGTATCATTGGAACTGGGAACTGAATAAGAAGAAGGTAGATAACTTTAAAGAGAAAGGTGATACCCAAAACCGATTTCAGGAACCCAAAACCgtttttttacttaaatatgtacattttttacttttagtattggtaagtttaatttaaacataagtaaattttgtcaaataataagtaaattaaattactcaaagtgtaaatttctatttctgactaaatcttatctttcaggcatatacttactagttttaattaaaaacttactaaagttaatattaattattttaatataatatttaaaaagtcaCTAAAAGATTTGATCTGTCACTAAAGGTAATAGAAACCTATAATAGCAGGTTTCCCTAAtatcgttaccataactataggCACTGTAGCACTGTCCTATTGTTGAtattattcttcttcttccacGCATATTCTTATGTGTGTAAATTGTCTCTCCATATACATTGATTTTATGAAACATATCTCCCATATATTTTAGTTAGAATTTTTGGATTCTACAAAACATATATTTAGATAGTAAGGTTAAACTCAAGACAGTTTGCGTTATAGTTGATATTTTCAAACACCCAAAGCAGGGAGTCTGTTGATTGAAATCTCTGAAAACGATACGACCCTTAACAAGGTCTCCTGCAGAAAcgcatacatatatatttatttagAAGCCGAGAAGGCTAGAACTATAAATGGATCTCAAACAACATTCGATGGTGGAGGTCCCATGCTGGAGGCCGGACAAGAGCTGCATTCTCCCGTGTAACAAACGTGATAAACTCGAAGCCTGGAAGCCTTGCTGAGCACTCTTGGATCACGCATGATTGCTGGACGAAACACGCCAGTAACAGGAGCTACATACTCGACCTTCTGGATGGATATGTAAAGCTCCTCAAGGTCTTGCAGTCCGTCCAATACTGCAACTGCCGCATCTTTTGAGACCATTTTGCATTGTAGCCTTAGCACCTTCAAGTGGGGTATGAATTGTGATGCGATCTGGGCTGTTTCTTGGGAGACAAAAGGTGCATGGACTTTAAGCTCAGTGAAGTTGGGGCAGTTCTGGCCGATCGCCTTGAAGATGTTGACATGGGAGAGGAGGGAATTGAATGAAATGGACATAGATTGGAGGTTTGTCCAGGATTCGAATGCAGTTCTTAGGCCTCTGGATGTTGCCCCGTATGGCCACAGCAGCCCCAGATACTTCAAGTTTGGGCACCTGTAAAATTGTAATATGAACATTTGCCAAAAACAGGAAAAACAAGTGTACTAATCATACACTTCCTTATGTAGCTAGATTAAAATGCACGCAATAATCCAGATCGAGCAAAGATATAAAAATGGCTAGAACATTTGTTCATGTAAGAGTAAGACCACCTTTTGGCTGCCTGAGTAAGAATTTTATCGTTCACCTCCAATATGGAATCAATAATCAGCGTGGTCAAATTTTCACCTGCCAGATTAACACCGCAGATGAGAATGACCATAAGTCGAGTTCTTCCACGACGAGTCTTGGTGTCCATTTCGTTTCTGATTTTACTAGTGTCGAGAGTACTCGAAAGAATTTTGTCGGAGCAGGCCGAGCGCCAGGAGTGACAGACGGCAGAGACGTTGAGGATCCTGTCCATCACGCTGACTAGGGCAAAAATCTTCCAGAGCATGTCGGTTTGCAGCTTGGACCAGTCACGAAAGTTTTCACCTGCTTCCTCggtggtactgttttccatctTCCTGAAGATTTTGGATAACAAATTGATGAGAATGTGGTACTGTAATAAGCAGACAGATTTCGAGAAGCAAtgaagcatatatatatttgcCATGAAAAGAGAAGAATGAGAAATCATTTCAGATGTGACATGAAGCTCAAATCTCAAATGGTAAAAACGAATTTTCATAGAGAAATGGCTACATTGGATGGATGATATATTCCACAATGATAATAATAATCCCCCCAAATATACTGAAGATATGATGAAAACCATTAATACAAGACTAAATCATGAAAATGAGTTCATAAATGTTTTGTAACTCTAATTTTGTTGCTAACAAACACacgcacaaaaaaaaaaaaaaaaaaaagaaactctaATTTAGAGAATTTATTGAGAGAATTTTAAACCTTAGATCCCTACATATAATCTCTGTCAAGATGACAACTATCCAATAAGGAAAGAGATTATACAACGgaaacaaaatttaaagtatTAATTGTGGGAAGATATCCAAGTCTGCAACCACTACTTGGTGAAAcaacattatatatatatatatatatatatatatatgaatgaGAATTAATgttaaaactccaaaaaaaaaaaaaaaaagcccatTTCAAGTTCATGGAAGGTTTCAGGGATTTAAATGCAGGCTTGTACACATACACACCATGCAATTCCACAACATGGAAACTTACCAATTCTCAATCAATGGCAGGAAAATTTCCCATCTAACATATTGTCTTATTTACTTCTTTATAATTTcttaagataaaaaaaaaagttggtcATGCACTTGAAAAATATTCGTGCACATAAAATGTATCAAATATTCtgtgagattttttttttcttttggggagGACCGATTTAAAAGTGAAAGGGTGacacttttatttctttttatttgacaAACAATTATTGCAATAAAGACCTTGAAAAAACAATCAATGGcaggaaagagaaaaaagtaAAAGGAAACCCTCAACATTCCTGGAAAAGACAACATCACAAGAATTGCTGAAAATTCAGTCTTGATGAAACATTGCCTCGTGAAAATCTTTAACTTATGAAATTGGCAAAATACATGACATCCTTCTCAAGTTGAAACCCACAACATTTTTTGTTCCAAAACCtaaattttttgtcaatttgaaaaTTAGACATTTCAACAAATAGGGTCTTTGCTAGACACGAAGTAATTCTTTTTTTTGCAGCCCATTGGTAATCATTTGAAGAATAACTAGACATATAAAACGTTCGATTTGCTTTTCTGCACTGACCGGAACAGGTAATGGTATGTATGATTTTGCTTGTTGGTTTTGTTTGTAAAAATTTGGGGGTCATAACAGGGATAAGATTTGATTGAAGGGAAAAGATGAGATATAGATTATACCAAGTGAAGAAAAGATATTAACATAGCAACAGATGAcaaaaagttcttcaaattttcagAGATCATATCATACCTTCAAACACTTAGTCGGAGGATGTAAGAAGTGGCAGTGAATTCAGAACAATGTATGTCACTTGTGACCAAAAGCTCTGTGTTATATATAGGAAGGCGGCCTGAATTCGCAGTCATGGGACATTAAATGTACGAGTAATTTCTTGTATGACATTTGTGTATAGCATTTGCGTTCTTTATATTTAGTTGGGAGATGATGCTTCGATTGTCTCTGATGAATGAGCTAGCAAACAAATGGCATGCAATCCAGTTCATTAGTGACAAGGAAGTTGCCCTGTACACTATAGATTATGTTGCTGGTTTTaaatttttcttgtttaaatCTTGGTTACCTTACCTAGGTTGAGTTTTAAAGGTCTAGAAGTTAACTTATTCTGTAACCACTTTAATTCTAAAGATATATAATGTACTTGGTGTAAAGTTTTCAAATAGATATCCTTTCAGACTATTTATTTGTCATTAATATTTTTCTCATGCACATAATTTTGTTAATATCAGCTGTGAGATGACATATTCGGTCCTTTTTTCTCCTTGTTACACACTAatacttttcttgtttttctaccATAATCTATTTTACGTTCTCTAGATTTTTTTCTTATAGAGTCGAAGGTGCCATCGCTTGAAGAATAATTGTAGATAAATAGAGCACATATTGTTCATCCTGTAACTAATCTAGTACAATGGCTTCCCTTGAAAACACCACCACCTGCCATACCCTTGCCCTTGAGAAGGAAGCTGACGAAAAGGGTCGAAAATAACTGACAAAAGGAAAGCAAAGGAAGAAGAACATACAAGCAATTAGCTGAAAATCATCAAGGCATTCAGTCTTGATGCCACTTTCAATTGAACACGGCAAAATATATCATGCTTTACAGATGTAAAATGAAGTCACAAGTGAACTCATTTTTGTATTCGAATGCCAGGAATATCTTTTAAGCCCATCTTCAACGCTGTTTTTCTAAAGAGGGCAGGAGGCTTCTGTAATCCTATTGACTTGCAAAATTGGTTGGCTAACTCAACAAGGGTCGTCTTGTCTCTGCCTATTTCCCTGATGGAGTTATAATAGCCCAGCCAAGCATGATAAGCAGCTTCTTTGACACCATG from Coffea eugenioides isolate CCC68of chromosome 8, Ceug_1.0, whole genome shotgun sequence encodes the following:
- the LOC113780890 gene encoding F-box/LRR-repeat protein At3g48880-like; this encodes MENSTTEEAGENFRDWSKLQTDMLWKIFALVSVMDRILNVSAVCHSWRSACSDKILSSTLDTSKIRNEMDTKTRRGRTRLMVILICGVNLAGENLTTLIIDSILEVNDKILTQAAKRCPNLKYLGLLWPYGATSRGLRTAFESWTNLQSMSISFNSLLSHVNIFKAIGQNCPNFTELKVHAPFVSQETAQIASQFIPHLKVLRLQCKMVSKDAAVAVLDGLQDLEELYISIQKVEYVAPVTGVFRPAIMRDPRVLSKASRLRVYHVCYTGECSSCPASSMGPPPSNVV
- the LOC113781463 gene encoding uncharacterized protein LOC113781463 isoform X1, which codes for MKNSSDEAKVSTLVHTFSWSNCCCYKGTKGKTVHSQAKAKTMQKLSFGHDRRKCTKVCTDAYETHNYDHVGAPNYVENVNLNLIGSSDGLLQSDSQHGCNKELMDSNWFQIIPPGQALMWACNPSLIQSHVQNTSLLGDEKYSVNEPDFSQDH
- the LOC113781463 gene encoding uncharacterized protein LOC113781463 isoform X2, whose amino-acid sequence is MKNSSDEAKVSTLVHTFSWSNCCCYKGTKGKTVHSQAKAKTMQKLSFGHDRRKCTKVCTDAYETHNYDHVGAPNYVENVNLNLIGSSDGLLQSDSQHGCNKELMDSNWFQIIPPGQLAWKKVW